One Gemella haemolysans ATCC 10379 DNA segment encodes these proteins:
- a CDS encoding alanine/glycine:cation symporter family protein, with the protein MDRFLELLTTVNDFMWSYFLIGLIMVTGIYFTFSTKFIQFTYIKEMFRLITEKPKVGENGEQKGVSAFQAFTISAASRVGTGTIAGVAIAIAMGGPGSVFWMWIMALFGGASSFAESTLAQVYKVRDKKGVYRGGPAYYMEKGLGQKWMGVLFAIVISITYGIAFNSVQTNTIAQALQVYNVDTHIAGIALLILTIFVIFGGVTKVVKITQWLVPVMAVAYLFIVLVIMIINIDKLPGVLAQIVKSAFGLEQVGGGVIGMGTSILLGIKRGMFTNEAGLGSTPNAAATADSTHPAKQGFIQTLGVYFDTCLVCTATAFLILLYPGVEYGAGKLQGIQLTQAALTSQVGSIGTIFLIVAIFLFGYSSVIGNYYYGETNIQYLLPKKWAVNVYRVIVCIFVYVGSVMNLDLVWGLADVTMGIMSLLNLIAIIGLSGVVYVVLKDYVKQHKQGKDPEFYLDNLPIKIDNATAWKNKKED; encoded by the coding sequence ATGGATAGATTTTTAGAATTATTAACTACCGTTAACGACTTTATGTGGTCTTATTTCCTAATTGGGTTAATAATGGTAACTGGTATTTATTTTACATTTAGTACGAAGTTTATTCAATTTACTTATATCAAAGAAATGTTTAGACTTATTACTGAAAAGCCTAAAGTAGGTGAAAATGGTGAACAAAAAGGTGTTTCAGCTTTCCAAGCATTCACGATTTCAGCAGCATCAAGGGTAGGAACTGGTACAATTGCAGGGGTTGCTATTGCGATTGCAATGGGTGGACCTGGATCAGTATTTTGGATGTGGATAATGGCACTTTTTGGTGGAGCTTCATCTTTTGCCGAATCAACATTAGCCCAAGTGTATAAAGTTCGTGATAAAAAAGGTGTTTATCGTGGGGGACCTGCTTACTATATGGAAAAAGGTCTTGGACAAAAATGGATGGGTGTATTGTTTGCGATTGTTATTTCTATAACTTATGGTATAGCATTTAACTCAGTTCAAACTAACACTATTGCTCAAGCTTTACAAGTATACAATGTGGATACACATATTGCAGGGATTGCACTATTAATTCTTACAATTTTCGTAATCTTTGGTGGTGTAACAAAAGTTGTTAAAATTACTCAATGGTTAGTACCAGTAATGGCGGTAGCGTACTTATTTATCGTATTAGTTATTATGATTATTAACATTGACAAATTACCTGGTGTTCTTGCTCAAATCGTGAAATCAGCATTTGGTCTTGAACAAGTAGGTGGTGGAGTAATCGGTATGGGAACATCAATACTTTTAGGAATTAAACGTGGTATGTTCACTAACGAAGCTGGTTTAGGATCAACTCCTAACGCAGCAGCTACAGCTGATAGTACTCACCCAGCTAAACAAGGATTTATCCAAACGTTAGGAGTTTACTTCGACACATGTTTAGTATGTACAGCAACAGCATTCTTAATCCTACTGTATCCTGGTGTGGAATATGGGGCTGGTAAGTTACAAGGTATCCAACTTACACAAGCTGCTTTAACTTCTCAAGTAGGAAGCATTGGAACAATTTTCTTAATCGTAGCTATTTTCTTATTCGGATATAGTTCAGTAATTGGTAACTACTACTACGGAGAAACAAACATTCAATACTTACTTCCTAAAAAATGGGCTGTAAATGTTTATCGTGTTATTGTATGTATCTTTGTATACGTAGGAAGTGTAATGAACCTAGATTTAGTTTGGGGGCTTGCGGATGTAACAATGGGAATTATGAGTTTACTTAACTTAATCGCTATTATCGGTCTTTCTGGTGTAGTTTATGTAGTATTAAAAGACTACGTGAAACAACATAAACAAGGAAAAGATCCTGAGTTCTATTTAGATAATTTACCAATTAAAATAGATAATGCCACAGCATGGAAAAATAAAAAAGAAGATTAA
- a CDS encoding type II toxin-antitoxin system prevent-host-death family antitoxin — protein MRGGANIPNIKSSTDLCNKYNEISSFCHETGEPIIITKNGREDLVVISIDLFNKFIGRYELYQLLEQSESDFTNGRTLTFDDSMKNLREELKKVLR, from the coding sequence ATTAGAGGAGGTGCTAATATACCAAACATTAAATCAAGTACAGATTTATGTAATAAATACAATGAAATTTCTTCATTTTGTCATGAAACAGGCGAACCAATCATTATTACAAAAAATGGTCGTGAAGATCTTGTCGTTATAAGCATTGATTTATTCAATAAATTCATAGGAAGATACGAACTATATCAACTTCTAGAACAAAGTGAATCTGATTTTACAAACGGTCGTACCCTTACTTTTGATGATTCCATGAAAAATTTAAGAGAGGAACTGAAAAAAGTACTTCGATGA
- a CDS encoding valine--tRNA ligase, translating into MTEMSTKYNPTEVENNRYNWWLEKEVFKADNKSKKNPYTIVIPPPNVTGKLHIGHAWDTTLQDMLTRYKRLKGFDVLYLPGMDHAGISTQAKVEAKMREEGLSRYDLGREKFLERAWEWKEEYAGYIRAQWAKLGLGLDYSRERFTLDEGLNKAVTKIFVDHYNNGTIYRGEKIINWDPVQRTALSNIEVIHKDVEGAFYHLKYFLADGSGDYLEVATTRPETLFGDTAVAVHPDDERYQKYIGKTVLLPVTNKEIPVIADEYVEKDFGSGVVKITPAHDPNDFEVGERHNLERIIVMDEGAVMNEHADKYNGMDRFECRKALIADLQESGVCFKIEKHLHSVGHSERSGAVVEPYLSKQWFVDMKPLADKVLENQKDADRKVNFYPPRFENTLNTWMENIQDWCISRQLWWGHRIPAWYHKETGEVYVDVNPPKDIENYVQDEDVLDTWYSSALFPFSTLGWPDLESEDFKRYYPNSCLVTGYDIIFFWVARMVFQGLEFTGTRPFEDCLIHGLVRDEQGRKMSKSLGNGVDPMEVIEQYGADSLRYFLATNSTPGQDLRYSTEKIEASWNYINKIWNASRFVIMNLEGFEYSDIDLTGEKTLADKYILTKLAKTIEDFERLFEKYEFGEASRILYNFVWEEFCSWYIEIAKISLNGEDEAAKKTTKSILVYVLDASLKMLHPFMPFVTEEIWQHIPHTGDSIVTSEFAKVEASLVFEKETEDMQFIQDVITAVRNIRSEVNAPMSREIPIKIKYSQDSVKEVLLSGSAYLEKFARPSELIIEREVEASETDISRILPGAEIYVSLSDLIDVDKEKERLGKELEKLQQELDRVNKKLSNEKFVGSAPEAVVAKEKEKQATYQEQYDSVKERIAALDNLK; encoded by the coding sequence ATGACTGAAATGTCTACAAAATATAATCCGACCGAAGTAGAAAATAATCGCTACAACTGGTGGTTGGAAAAAGAAGTTTTTAAAGCTGATAATAAAAGTAAAAAGAATCCATATACAATCGTAATTCCACCACCAAACGTAACTGGTAAATTACACATTGGGCATGCTTGGGATACAACTCTACAAGATATGTTAACACGTTACAAACGTCTTAAAGGATTTGACGTACTTTACCTTCCAGGTATGGACCACGCTGGTATTTCAACGCAAGCTAAAGTAGAAGCTAAAATGCGTGAAGAAGGATTAAGTCGTTATGACTTAGGTCGTGAAAAATTCTTAGAACGTGCATGGGAATGGAAAGAAGAATATGCTGGATATATTCGTGCACAATGGGCTAAACTTGGATTAGGTTTAGACTACTCAAGAGAAAGATTTACATTAGATGAAGGATTAAATAAAGCAGTAACGAAAATTTTCGTAGATCACTACAACAATGGTACAATCTATCGTGGTGAGAAAATTATCAACTGGGATCCAGTTCAAAGAACTGCATTATCTAACATCGAAGTAATTCACAAAGACGTAGAAGGTGCATTCTATCACCTTAAATATTTCTTAGCTGATGGAAGTGGAGACTATCTAGAAGTAGCAACTACTCGTCCTGAAACTCTATTCGGAGATACTGCGGTTGCTGTTCATCCTGATGATGAAAGATATCAAAAATATATTGGTAAAACAGTTCTTTTACCAGTAACAAATAAAGAAATTCCTGTTATTGCAGATGAGTATGTAGAAAAAGATTTCGGAAGTGGAGTAGTTAAAATAACTCCTGCTCATGATCCAAATGACTTTGAAGTAGGTGAACGTCATAACTTAGAACGTATCATCGTTATGGATGAAGGTGCTGTTATGAATGAACATGCTGATAAGTATAACGGTATGGATCGTTTTGAATGTCGTAAAGCTCTTATTGCTGATTTACAAGAAAGTGGAGTATGCTTCAAAATTGAAAAACACCTTCACTCAGTAGGACACTCTGAGCGTAGTGGTGCTGTTGTTGAACCATACCTTTCTAAACAATGGTTTGTTGATATGAAGCCTCTTGCTGATAAAGTATTAGAAAATCAAAAAGATGCAGATAGAAAAGTTAACTTCTATCCACCTCGTTTTGAAAATACGTTAAATACTTGGATGGAAAATATCCAAGACTGGTGTATTTCTCGTCAATTATGGTGGGGACACCGTATTCCAGCATGGTATCACAAAGAAACTGGTGAAGTTTATGTTGATGTAAATCCACCAAAAGATATTGAAAACTATGTTCAAGATGAAGATGTTCTTGATACTTGGTACTCTTCAGCATTATTCCCATTCTCAACATTAGGATGGCCAGATTTAGAAAGTGAAGATTTCAAACGTTACTATCCAAATAGCTGTCTAGTAACTGGATATGACATCATCTTCTTCTGGGTTGCTCGTATGGTATTCCAAGGATTAGAATTTACAGGTACTCGTCCATTTGAAGATTGTTTAATCCACGGTTTAGTACGTGATGAACAAGGTCGTAAGATGAGTAAATCACTTGGTAATGGTGTAGATCCAATGGAAGTAATTGAACAATACGGAGCGGATAGCTTACGTTACTTCTTAGCTACGAACTCAACACCAGGTCAAGACTTACGTTATTCAACTGAGAAAATCGAAGCAAGTTGGAACTATATCAATAAAATTTGGAATGCTTCTCGTTTCGTAATCATGAACCTTGAAGGTTTCGAATACAGTGATATTGATTTAACTGGAGAAAAAACATTAGCTGATAAATATATCTTAACAAAACTTGCTAAAACTATTGAAGACTTCGAAAGATTATTCGAAAAATATGAGTTTGGTGAAGCGAGTCGTATTCTTTACAACTTCGTATGGGAAGAGTTCTGTTCATGGTATATTGAAATTGCTAAGATTTCATTAAATGGTGAAGATGAAGCTGCGAAGAAAACTACTAAATCTATTTTAGTATATGTACTTGATGCTTCTCTGAAAATGTTACATCCATTTATGCCATTCGTAACTGAAGAAATTTGGCAACACATTCCTCACACAGGAGATAGTATTGTAACTAGTGAATTTGCTAAAGTTGAAGCAAGTCTAGTGTTTGAAAAAGAAACAGAAGATATGCAATTCATCCAAGATGTAATTACTGCGGTTCGTAACATTCGTAGTGAAGTGAATGCGCCAATGTCTCGTGAAATTCCTATTAAGATTAAATACTCACAAGATAGCGTAAAAGAAGTACTATTAAGTGGTAGTGCGTATTTAGAAAAATTTGCCCGTCCTAGCGAACTTATTATCGAACGCGAAGTAGAAGCAAGTGAAACTGACATCAGTCGTATCTTACCAGGTGCTGAAATCTACGTTTCATTAAGTGATTTAATCGATGTAGACAAAGAAAAAGAACGTCTAGGAAAAGAATTAGAAAAATTACAACAAGAATTAGATAGAGTAAATAAAAAACTTTCTAATGAAAAATTTGTCGGTTCTGCTCCAGAGGCTGTAGTAGCTAAAGAAAAAGAAAAACAAGCAACATATCAAGAACAATATGATAGTGTTAAAGAAAGAATAGCTGCATTAGATAATTTAAAATAG
- a CDS encoding LPXTG cell wall anchor domain-containing protein — protein sequence MNLLSLNTLPNTGEAVKNYGAYIGIIIIIAVIFFLIWRKKNNKDD from the coding sequence ATGAATCTACTATCACTAAATACTCTTCCTAATACAGGCGAAGCGGTTAAGAATTATGGTGCATACATCGGTATAATCATAATAATCGCCGTAATTTTCTTCCTAATCTGGAGAAAAAAGAATAATAAAGATGATTAA
- a CDS encoding CBS domain-containing protein encodes MKLTERHKAIIEIVKNFEPITSDEIAEKLSLGKSTLRNDLAVLGMLEILEAKPNVGYYYNYNFSPGEQREEIKSKLVKDVMGIAITAKSTANYSEVLSKLFIYDVGTIFIVDENNHLAGVTSRKDMLKLSRNADGQNLPIVLAMTRVPNVIYIYEDELVSDALRKLILHEIDCLPVVRDEKDGKVIVGKISKTTLIKLLLEMLEG; translated from the coding sequence ATGAAACTTACTGAAAGACATAAAGCTATAATTGAAATAGTAAAGAATTTTGAACCGATAACAAGTGATGAAATTGCAGAAAAACTTTCTTTGGGGAAATCTACTTTAAGAAATGACCTTGCGGTCTTAGGAATGTTAGAGATTTTGGAAGCAAAACCTAATGTTGGATATTACTATAATTATAACTTTTCACCAGGAGAACAACGCGAAGAAATAAAAAGTAAATTAGTTAAAGATGTAATGGGGATAGCGATAACGGCTAAGAGTACAGCAAATTATTCTGAGGTATTATCGAAATTATTTATTTATGATGTAGGTACTATTTTTATTGTAGATGAGAATAATCACCTTGCTGGTGTAACATCTAGAAAGGATATGCTGAAATTATCTAGAAATGCTGATGGACAAAATCTTCCTATAGTATTAGCGATGACTCGTGTGCCAAACGTTATATATATATATGAAGATGAGTTAGTTTCTGATGCATTAAGAAAATTAATTTTACATGAGATTGATTGCTTACCTGTTGTAAGGGACGAAAAAGATGGTAAGGTAATCGTTGGGAAAATATCGAAAACTACATTAATTAAGTTATTATTGGAAATGCTGGAGGGATAA
- a CDS encoding pyruvate, water dikinase regulatory protein: MLTVHIISDSIGNTAKDVVDAALVQFSYENKEYKVLKNSNVCTKEKIDCIISNVNEGDVIVQTLVDGALASYVKEKGLENNIKVIDLLSEMLSTFEEKLGVKAEGNPGLNRKMGEEYFKRIDALEFAVKYDDGKDINGLKEADVIILGVSRTSKTPLSLYLANRNIKVMNVPIIQDLILPEQLYEVKRKVIGLTNSVEQLNKLREERLKTLGVSGNSDYTDEIQIFEELEYALEIMGKL, encoded by the coding sequence ATGTTAACTGTACATATAATTTCAGATTCAATAGGAAACACTGCAAAGGATGTGGTTGATGCAGCACTTGTGCAGTTTTCTTATGAGAATAAGGAGTATAAAGTACTTAAAAACTCCAATGTTTGTACGAAAGAAAAAATAGATTGTATTATATCCAATGTAAATGAGGGAGATGTAATTGTTCAAACATTAGTTGATGGTGCTTTAGCAAGCTACGTGAAAGAAAAAGGGTTAGAAAATAATATAAAAGTTATTGATCTATTAAGTGAAATGCTTAGTACTTTTGAAGAAAAATTAGGAGTAAAAGCTGAAGGGAATCCTGGTTTAAATAGAAAGATGGGAGAGGAGTATTTCAAGAGAATAGATGCTTTAGAATTTGCTGTGAAGTATGATGATGGGAAGGATATAAATGGTCTAAAAGAAGCAGATGTTATAATCTTAGGTGTATCAAGAACTTCTAAAACGCCATTAAGCTTATATTTAGCAAATAGAAACATTAAAGTTATGAATGTTCCTATTATTCAAGACTTGATACTTCCGGAACAGCTATATGAAGTAAAAAGAAAAGTAATTGGTTTAACGAATTCAGTAGAACAACTTAATAAGTTGAGGGAAGAAAGATTGAAGACTCTAGGAGTATCAGGGAATTCGGATTATACTGATGAAATACAAATTTTCGAAGAGTTAGAATATGCTCTAGAGATTATGGGAAAACTTTGA
- the ppdK gene encoding pyruvate, phosphate dikinase, translated as MSKKYVYNFSEGNKDMKSLLGGKGANLGEMKGLGISVPPGFTITTESCNSYYENGERIKPEILKQINEQLQILEENIGKKLGSIDNPLLVSVRSGAVFSMPGMMDTILNLGLNDETTIALAKKNNNYRFAYDSYRRFIQMFSDVVMDVEKYKFEEVLTRVKNANGYEQDSELNEKDLFNIVEEFKAIYKKEVGREFPMSVKEQLMLAIEAVFRSWNNNRAKVYRRLHNISDKLGTAVNIQAMVFGNMGDNCGTGVSFSRNPVTGEDELFGEYLINAQGEDVVAGIRTPKNISVLKDDMPHLYKEFVEISKKLEQHYKDMQDIEFTIEDGRLYILQTRNAKRTPNAVVEVAVSLAEEGVISKEEVILRVGTEEINKLLHATFEEKSLKEAKQLTQGLAASPGAAVGGIYFTAQEAVEAAKTKPVILVREETSPEDIEGMISSEAIVTLRGGMTSHAAVVARGMGKCCVCGCQNMIINYAEKTLKIAGVTLHEGDIISVDGSSGKVYLGEVDKVDAKFSNRFNKLLGWADGIRELKVLANADNETDAKVAFEFGAEGIGLCRTEHMFFEEDRISLVRKMILASDTNERLRFLDRLQPIQSEDFYKIFKEAQGKSVNIRLLDPPLHEFLPKDKNTVKLIAEEIGISVNQLEAKIASIAEFNPMMGHRGCRLGITYPEIYLMQAKAISSAAIRARKEGIEVNVEIMIPLVGLEKELAVLREQIVELVEKEIQLYNADFKYKVGTMIEIPRACLIADKIAEHADFFSFGTNDLTQLTFGYSRDDAEKFIDIYKKKNILESDPFVHLDDSGVLELMKLAVEKAKTTKSGIKLGICGEHGGDERSILLCSKIGLGYVSCSPYRVIIARIAAAKAAIKNVEAAVNK; from the coding sequence ATGTCAAAAAAATATGTTTATAATTTCAGTGAAGGAAATAAAGATATGAAATCTTTATTAGGGGGAAAAGGAGCAAACCTTGGAGAGATGAAAGGTTTAGGGATTAGTGTTCCTCCTGGTTTTACTATTACTACAGAAAGTTGTAATAGTTATTATGAAAATGGGGAAAGAATTAAACCTGAGATTTTAAAACAGATTAACGAACAACTTCAAATTTTAGAAGAAAATATTGGGAAAAAATTAGGAAGTATTGATAATCCTTTATTGGTGTCTGTTCGAAGTGGTGCAGTATTTTCTATGCCAGGAATGATGGATACTATTTTAAATCTGGGATTAAATGATGAAACTACTATAGCATTGGCTAAGAAGAATAATAACTATCGTTTTGCTTATGATAGTTATAGAAGATTTATCCAAATGTTCTCAGATGTCGTTATGGATGTAGAAAAATATAAGTTTGAGGAAGTTTTAACTAGAGTTAAAAATGCTAATGGCTACGAGCAAGATAGTGAATTAAATGAGAAAGATTTGTTTAATATTGTTGAAGAGTTTAAGGCAATTTATAAAAAAGAAGTAGGTCGAGAATTTCCTATGAGTGTAAAAGAGCAGCTTATGCTAGCTATTGAAGCTGTTTTTAGATCATGGAATAATAATCGTGCTAAAGTATATAGAAGACTACACAATATTAGTGATAAACTTGGTACAGCTGTAAATATTCAAGCTATGGTGTTTGGTAATATGGGAGATAATTGTGGTACTGGAGTTTCATTTAGTAGAAACCCTGTAACTGGAGAGGATGAACTTTTTGGTGAATATCTAATTAATGCGCAAGGGGAAGATGTTGTAGCAGGTATAAGAACTCCTAAAAATATTAGTGTCTTAAAAGATGACATGCCACATTTATATAAAGAATTTGTTGAAATTTCTAAAAAATTAGAACAACACTATAAAGACATGCAAGATATCGAGTTTACTATAGAAGATGGAAGGTTGTATATTCTTCAAACAAGAAACGCAAAAAGAACACCAAATGCAGTAGTTGAAGTAGCGGTATCACTAGCAGAAGAAGGTGTAATTTCTAAAGAAGAAGTGATTCTAAGAGTGGGAACAGAGGAGATTAATAAACTTCTTCATGCTACATTTGAGGAAAAATCATTAAAAGAAGCTAAACAATTAACTCAAGGGTTAGCGGCATCACCTGGTGCAGCAGTCGGTGGTATTTATTTCACAGCGCAAGAAGCAGTAGAAGCGGCGAAAACAAAACCTGTTATTTTAGTAAGAGAAGAAACTTCTCCAGAAGATATTGAAGGTATGATTAGCTCAGAGGCTATTGTAACTTTACGTGGAGGTATGACATCACATGCAGCTGTAGTAGCAAGAGGAATGGGGAAATGTTGTGTCTGTGGCTGCCAAAACATGATTATAAATTATGCTGAAAAAACGTTAAAAATTGCTGGAGTAACATTACATGAAGGTGATATAATCTCAGTCGATGGAAGCAGTGGAAAAGTGTATCTAGGTGAAGTAGATAAAGTTGATGCCAAATTTAGCAATAGATTCAATAAACTTTTAGGATGGGCTGATGGAATTAGAGAACTTAAAGTACTAGCAAATGCAGATAATGAAACTGACGCTAAAGTTGCTTTTGAGTTTGGAGCAGAAGGAATAGGATTATGTAGAACAGAGCATATGTTCTTTGAAGAAGATAGAATTAGTCTAGTTAGAAAAATGATTTTAGCAAGTGATACTAATGAGAGACTTAGATTCTTAGATAGATTACAACCAATTCAAAGTGAAGATTTCTACAAGATTTTTAAAGAAGCTCAAGGTAAATCTGTTAATATAAGATTATTAGATCCACCGCTTCATGAGTTCTTACCAAAAGATAAAAATACTGTTAAGCTTATTGCCGAGGAAATAGGTATAAGTGTTAATCAATTAGAAGCGAAAATAGCTAGCATTGCAGAATTCAATCCTATGATGGGACATCGTGGTTGTCGACTAGGTATTACATATCCAGAAATTTACTTAATGCAGGCGAAGGCTATTAGTTCAGCAGCGATTAGAGCTCGTAAAGAAGGTATTGAAGTAAATGTTGAAATTATGATTCCTTTAGTAGGATTAGAAAAAGAGCTAGCAGTGTTACGTGAACAAATCGTTGAACTTGTGGAAAAAGAAATTCAATTGTACAATGCAGACTTCAAATACAAAGTAGGAACGATGATTGAAATTCCTCGAGCTTGTCTAATTGCTGATAAGATTGCAGAACATGCAGATTTCTTCAGTTTCGGTACTAATGACTTAACTCAATTAACATTTGGTTACTCTAGAGATGACGCTGAAAAATTCATTGATATTTATAAGAAAAAAAATATCCTAGAGTCAGATCCATTTGTTCATCTTGATGATAGTGGAGTACTAGAACTTATGAAACTTGCAGTTGAAAAAGCCAAAACTACCAAGTCAGGTATTAAGCTTGGAATTTGTGGAGAACATGGTGGAGATGAAAGATCAATATTACTATGCTCTAAAATAGGCTTAGGATATGTATCGTGCTCACCATATAGGGTAATTATTGCCAGGATTGCGGCAGCTAAAGCAGCTATAAAAAATGTTGAAGCAGCAGTAAATAAATAA